AGAAGGAATAGACATTGAAATTTTTTTCTCTTTAATGTAAGGTAAAAGTCCATCTACAATCTCATTCAAAGTTGTATGATCCATAGCAGATAATGATAAAAGCGAAATTTCTTCATATCCTGTTTCTTTCAAAATTTTTTTTGCATTTTCAACAACATTTTTCTTGCTTCTTTCTCTTACAGGTCTATATACATAACCTGCATGACAAAATCTACATCCTCTAGTACAACCCCTACTAATTTCAATAACTCCTCTATCGTGAATACTTTGTACATTTGGAATGATCTGTCTTATTGGGACAAAGCATTCATCAAGATCACCTATAGCATTCTTTTTAATCTTTTTTGGAACATCTTTAATTGGAACAACCTTTTTTCCCCTTTGCCTGTAAAACTGGGGAATATATATTCCCGGAATCTTTGCTGCCTCTTTTAATCTATCTAACCTTCTTGCCCCTTTTGTTTCGTATAAAAGATCTAACAATTGCCTTAAATTCTTCTCTCCATCTCCTATATAGACTATATCAAAAACACCGGCTATAGGCTCAATATTAAAAACAACAGGGCCTCCTGCAATAACTATTGGATCACCATCTTTTCTTTTCTCAGATTCAACATTTATTTTGGAAAGTTCCAAAAGTTTTAATACATTTGTATAAGATAACTCATATTCTATTGATATTCCCAAAACATCCATGTTAAAGACTGGGGTTTTTGTTTCAAGAGTAAATAGTGGTATATCTTTTTTTTCCATCAGCTCTATCATATCAACCCATGGCAAAAACACCCGTTCTGCGTAAAATTCTTCAAATGAATTAATGTAATGGTACAATAATTCAAGACCATAGTGTGACATTCCTACTTCATACACATCTGGAAAGGCAAGTGCAATTCTAAATTTATTCTCAACATCTTTCCTAACCTGATTAAACTCTCCTCCAATATATCTTGCGGGTTTTTGAACATTCAAAAGCTCCTCATTTAAAAACCTTAAGATCATATACTACCTCCTCAATAAAACATATAAAACCAAACCCAAATTCCGCTATTTTGAAATCTTATCTTCTTTGTTGCCCTTCTACCAAAAAATTTTTCAAATTGATTATCCGGTGAAAGAATGTAAAACTTGGAATTTTTAAATTTTTTCAAGAATAAAGAAAAATCCACATCTGTTTTTATCCTTTCACCATACGGAGGATTGGTAACAACCCACACATTATCAAAGGTATAATCTCCAAAAGATTTATTCTCAAAAACCAAACCCGATATTCCAAACCTTTCTGCGTTAGCTCTTGCAACCTTTAAAATAGAATTATCAATATCGTATCCATATATTCCAGAAACATTTATATTTCTTTTTATTCTTTTAGGCCACTTTAAAAATCCCCAATTTTCAGAAACAAAATCTCTAAAAATCCCCGGCGGAGTATTAGATTTTATCAAAGCAGCCTCTATGGGAATTGTTCCACTTCCACAAAATGGATCAACCAACATATTTTTATTCCACCTTGAAAGCAAAATCATCGAAGCCGCTATTGTTTCCCTTAAAGGAGCTTTAGATGTCTTTAATCTATAACCTCTTTTACTTAACGCTTTTTCTCCAGTTGTATCTAAAAGTA
Above is a window of Thermosipho affectus DNA encoding:
- a CDS encoding TIGR03960 family B12-binding radical SAM protein, translating into MILRFLNEELLNVQKPARYIGGEFNQVRKDVENKFRIALAFPDVYEVGMSHYGLELLYHYINSFEEFYAERVFLPWVDMIELMEKKDIPLFTLETKTPVFNMDVLGISIEYELSYTNVLKLLELSKINVESEKRKDGDPIVIAGGPVVFNIEPIAGVFDIVYIGDGEKNLRQLLDLLYETKGARRLDRLKEAAKIPGIYIPQFYRQRGKKVVPIKDVPKKIKKNAIGDLDECFVPIRQIIPNVQSIHDRGVIEISRGCTRGCRFCHAGYVYRPVRERSKKNVVENAKKILKETGYEEISLLSLSAMDHTTLNEIVDGLLPYIKEKKISMSIPSTRVDAFNIELLSKIASVRKRGITLAPEAGSQTMRNKINKNIDFNEIYNSALEAKKAGWNKIKLYFMVGFPDETEGDIKEIGELLREIKRMKFKLVTASVNLLVPKPHTAFQFVKIREPEYMEYVYSILKNYKRYAKIDVNDGKKSFVEGILSRGDRHLFRVIMKKYKMSYYDEWTEFFNFDEWIESFKDIDLDKYKGPYSLKDDFPWDHIDSGVTKYFLWKEYERFFKGESTKDCRNVCSYCGVCQILNVENNLKI
- a CDS encoding THUMP domain-containing class I SAM-dependent RNA methyltransferase → MTFLLTCTTGLEAAVALELRKMGYKILESVSGRVYIKGELKDIPFLNINLRTAERVLILLERKKVTSFEELYKAIYNINWSDFVDGKVYISDISSVKSKLSAKGAIISVAYAAIKKKIKQRKNTIFPVRLVLKRDELQVLLDTTGEKALSKRGYRLKTSKAPLRETIAASMILLSRWNKNMLVDPFCGSGTIPIEAALIKSNTPPGIFRDFVSENWGFLKWPKRIKRNINVSGIYGYDIDNSILKVARANAERFGISGLVFENKSFGDYTFDNVWVVTNPPYGERIKTDVDFSLFLKKFKNSKFYILSPDNQFEKFFGRRATKKIRFQNSGIWVWFYMFY